A stretch of the Plasmodium berghei ANKA genome assembly, chromosome: 10 genome encodes the following:
- a CDS encoding actin-related protein, putative produces MTSKNEITESLLCGGEDISALVVDLGFYSSKIGHNQEDTPRIFLNSICGEDIYDNGYINNMEEENKGAGTNKLKFPLNIYNRHEHVRIKPLFYKDSVSNEVTLNSDVFEKILEYSIEGVEIKRVYECNDEIIHPFKIGGLNLNISEHPILLSESNIHNNKIREQMTEILFEKYNVAALYFAKKAKLTSFSLGRSNSLVIDIGFSSLNINGVYEGYVLQKNSMDYNIGGDYFDRLIYNKLEKSNVNILPYFCKSYIGSNNNGNIDLFKNIHNSYKEEAILDVIRYMKESVCKVRVEHNNFNGNSTNESNNNETCKKSINSNESDNNLNNHSEYINNESYSLKEEFFELPDGFKINIDSYKYDIAEDLFKSSQFESNFKGLPQSVIDYIISSDVDIRKDLLQSIIITGGSSLFPGLSERLCYSLKESEAFANSIKVKILNMTSIVENKYSSWLGGSVLASLGTFQQLWVSKSEYLDSGHKLIFDRCF; encoded by the coding sequence ATGACctcaaaaaatgaaataactGAAAGCCTTTTATGTGGTGGAGAAGATATCTCAGCACTTGTAGTTGATTTGGGTTTTTATAGTTCCAAAATAGGGCACAACCAAGAAGATACGCcaagaatatttttaaatagcATATGTGGCGAGGATATATATGACAACggatatattaataatatggaagaagaaaataaggGGGCAGGTACGAATAAATTAAAGTTTCCgctaaatatatataatagacATGAACATGTAAGAATAAAacctttattttataaggATAGTGTAAGTAATGAAGTTACATTAAATAGTGAtgtatttgaaaaaatattagaatATTCAATAGAAGGAgtagaaataaaaagagTGTATGAATGTAATGATGAAATAATCCATCCTTTTAAAATAGGTggattaaatttaaatattagtGAGCATCCAATTCTTTTATCTGAATctaatatacataataataaaataagagAACAAATGACAGAAATactatttgaaaaatataatgttgCTGCATTATATTTTGCTAAAAAAGCTAAACTCACATCCTTTAGTTTAGGGAGATCAAATTCGTTAGTTATAGATATAGGGTTTAGCTcgttaaatataaatggtGTATATGAAGGATATGttcttcaaaaaaattcaatggattataatattggaggtgattattttgataggttaatatataataaattggaaaaaagtaatgttaatattttgcCATACTTTTGCAAAAGTTATATAggtagtaataataatggaaatatagatttgtttaaaaatattcacaATTCATATAAAGAGGAAGCTATTTTGGATGTAATCAGATATATGAAAGAGAGTGTTTGTAAAGTCCGGGTTgaacataataatttcaaTGGAAATAGTACAAATgaaagtaataataatgagacatgtaaaaaaagtataaataGTAATGAAAGCGataacaatttaaataatcattctgaatatattaataatgaaagTTATTCTTTAAAAGAagaattttttgaattacCAGATGggtttaaaattaatatagatagttataaatatgatatagCTGAggatttatttaaaagttCACAATTTGAAAGCAATTTCAAAGGATTACCACAATCAGTTATagattatattatatcatcCGATGTAGATATAAGAAAAGACTTATTGCAATCTATTATAATAACAGGTGGATCTTCATTATTTCCAGGTTTATCTGAACGATTATGTTATTCTTTAAAAGAAAGTGAAGCTTTTGCTAATTCAattaaagtaaaaatattaaacatGACATCAATCgtggaaaataaatactcATCATGGTTAGGTGGGTCTGTTTTAGCTAGCTTGGGTACATTCCAACAATTATGGGTGTCCAAAAGTGAGTACCTTGATTCAGGACACAAGCTTATATTTGACAGGTGTTTTTAA
- a CDS encoding ERAD-associated E3 ubiquitin-protein ligase HRD1, putative: MEINMRLYILLSHLTMASILIYAFLKYDEFYSMVIYLSTENFPKAIIYNFSLMAFILFCKLFLNFFIGELRYLEVEQLMDNARIFIMDTILFLVLSKPTINGKEVSSIILIKYLSIIVILKVYHLILYSRISHIFELGIPRVRVLVKLFIFMILLSVANLCMFRYFYKNSFKNSTMYLWLFFESLSIFESCQISIAKFFINIIDIRSPNGLPNKSTILFFLDIVHDIMSLIIFLVFIFVFILNNFSNLPLHMTADIIHVVKTLITKFKSFKRYRELTKNIETKFINATEEELKEAGTCIICRDELKVGSKKLECAHIFHIECLKSWFIQQQTCPICRREIKPYPNKKEDQKKPEKNEELKQPTPLTPQEIIMKENFLPNHHFKYLNNIENQESNNTEGKLVDAFIQNSNMKKKIQILTDMCNYYRELSLSCLKEIDKINHYKMPASVMLRSIYGSRDYSTFNNTEDDVQKYLKKLHYVPEINDLKNYLEKVLVTDMKYTKDICASM; this comes from the exons atggaGATAAATATGAGATTGTATATACTCTTAAGCCATTTAACTATGGCTTCTATTCTtatttatgcatttttgaaatatgACGAATTTTATTCTAtggttatttatttatcgACAGAGAATTTTCCCAAAGCG ATAATTTACAATTTCTCCCTGATGgcattcatattattttgcaAACTATTTCTAAACTTCTTTATTGGAGAATTAAGATATTTAGAAGTTGAGCAGTTAATGGACAATGCacgtatatttattatggATACAATTTTGTTTCTAGTTTTATCAAAGCCTACAATAAATGGAAAAGAAGTATcttcaattattttaattaaatatttatctattatagtaattttaaaagtttACCATTTGATTTTGTATTCTCGAATTTCGCAT ATATTTGAGTTAGGAATTCCAAGGGTTCGAGTGCTTGTCAAGTTGTTCATTTTCATGATTCTTTTATCAGTTGCAAATTTATGTATGTTcagatatttttataagaattcttttaaaaattcaacAATGTATTTATggttattttttgaaagcCTAAGTATATTTGAATCATGCCAAATATCAATTgccaaattttttataaatataatagataTAAGATCGCCAAATGGATTACCAAATAAATcaacaatattattttttttagatatAGTACATGATATAATGAgcttaattattttcttagtatttatttttgtttttattttaaataattttagtAATTTACCATTGCACATGACTGCCGATATTATACACGTTGTTAAAACCCTTATAACAAAATTCAAGTCTTTTAAAAGATATAGagaattaacaaaaaatattgaaacaaaatttattaatgcAACTGAGgaagaattaaaagaaGCGGGGACTTGTATAATATGCCGAGATGAATTAAAGGTTGGGTCAAAAAAACTTGAATGTGctcatatatttcatattgAATGTTTAAAATCGTGGTTTATTCAGCAACAAACATGTCCAATATGCAGAAGAGAAATAAAACCATACcctaataaaaaagaggatcaaaaaaaacctgaaaaaaatgaagaactAAAACAGCCAACCCCCCTTACTCCCCaagaaattattatgaaagaaaattttttacCGAATCATCATTTTAAATACTTGAACAATATAGAAAACCAAGAATCCAATAATACAGAAGGCAAGCTTGTGGATGCCTTTATTCAAAATTCgaatatgaagaaaaaaattcaaattttGACTGACATg TGTAACTATTACAGAGAACTATCCTTATCATGTTTGAAAGAAATCGACAAAATTAATCATTACAAAATGCCCGCAAGTGTAATGCTTAGGAGCATATATGGATCCCGTGATTACTCaacatttaataatacaGAAGATGAtgttcaaaaatatttaaaaaaacttCATTATGTTCCagaaataaatgatttaaaaaattatttggaGAAAGTATTAGTTACAGACATGAAATATACAAAAGATATTTGTGCATCAATGTAA
- a CDS encoding DnaJ protein, putative → MDTSFIPKELVGKDIYKILGLNINCSNKPDIKNIIRKRYLKCALLLHPDKNKQNKKSKDHEKEENSSEEFSTLKCAYEFLINETLRTKYNSYIQKQKTTEAHKKKNSINNISLNRYLDKKKFVAFQNEKLIYKQKLEKREKDKKNNSSFPFEEKDINEQKENDLNNIKKKNENFIKKHNKNKPSTKNGNKNDNGENIIEIYLNDYSNNIDILKLYIKNNFFLTFFINFNFRKYNLNLNEEQKHIERKVGYIIFTDRSETIKAFLYYKKNIDKIDTNVKLRLLIPCNENKETHDKKEKEQNKQNVDNMMNEMMNELDKVFSF, encoded by the coding sequence ATGGATACATCATTTATTCCAAAGGAATTAGTAGGAAAagacatatataaaatattaggattaaatataaattgcTCAAATAAAccagatataaaaaatataataagaaaaaGATATTTAAAATGTGCATTACTTTTACATccagataaaaataaacaaaataaaaaatctaAGGATcatgaaaaagaagaaaatagtAGCGAAGAATTTAGCACATTGAAATGCGcatatgaatttttaataaatgaaacaTTACGAActaaatataattcatatatacaaaaacaaaaaacaacagaagcacacaaaaaaaaaaattctattaataatatcagTTTAAATAGATAtttagataaaaaaaaatttgttgcttttcaaaatgaaaaattaatttataaacaaaaattggaaaaaagggaaaaggataaaaagaataattCATCATTTCCCTTTGaagaaaaagatataaatgaacagaaagaaaatgacttaaataatataaagaagaaaaatgagaattttattaaaaaacataataaaaataaaccctcaacaaaaaatggaaataaaaatgataatggTGAAAACAtaattgaaatatatttaaatgattatagtaataatattgacatattaaaattatatattaaaaataatttttttttaacattttttattaattttaattttcgAAAATATAACcttaatttaaatgaagaaCAAAAACATATTGAAAGAAAAGTTGgctatattatttttactgACCGTTCAGAAACAATTAAagcttttttatattacaaaaaaaatatagacaAAATAGATACCAATGTAAAGCTGAGATTATTAATACCCtgtaatgaaaataaagaaacacacgataaaaaagaaaaagaacaaaacaaacaaaatgTTGACAATATGATGAATGAAATGATGAATGAATTAGATAAagttttttcattttga
- a CDS encoding mitochondrial ribosomal protein L21 precursor, putative codes for MLGKHRKRKINPPLYPIHPNEEKKKNLNNFITYKDLKIRWKNTSKNYRKKVTIARKWKNLHCLLPQNKSSCIFVLHKNLPITRNKRNIYNCNIEKDVDIDTVKRLVHESKESGLKNGLKNEGKNYNTNVVIRGRRRNKPNKLEYKIENPTKIDNLNNYYDKPPKDLEYLIKKSELFCIFKSNFINEHKVIIGDIVQTEKLHRKKAGDVVYFGTVLFIGSKDFSIIGKPTIPYCKVKATIEQVTLSKEILSFRYKKVRRSSRFLRVKHWVTILKIDDIIIDLKHEINDERKKPLQILDLWANRWLYQKELNFIKFDKNNKPLAEKIYDLIEHQPNTLHRRGLNNCYRFHPDPYLPLSY; via the coding sequence ATGCTTGGAAAACAccgaaaaagaaaaataaaccCACCCCTTTATCCAATACATccaaatgaagaaaaaaaaaaaaatttaaataattttataacatataaagatttaaaaattaGATGGAAAAATACTTCCAAAAATTATAGGAAAAAAGTAACTATAGCTCGAAAGTGGAAAAACTTGCATTGTCTTTTACCTCAAAATAAGAGTTCAtgtatatttgttttgCATAAAAATTTACCAATAACTCggaataaaagaaatatttataattgtaATATTGAAAAGGATGTAGATATTGATACTGTGAAAAGATTAGTACATGAAAGCAAAGAAAGTGGGCTAAAAAATggattaaaaaatgaaggaaaaaattataacacAAATGTGGTTATACGTGGACGAAGAAGAAATAAACCAAACAAATtggaatataaaattgaaaaccCCACCAAAAtagataatttaaataattattatgataaaCCGCCAAAAGATTTAGAATAccttataaaaaaaagtgaattattttgtatatttaaatcgaattttataaatgaaCATAAAGTAATAATAGGTGATATTGTTCAAACCGAAAAGTTACATCGAAAAAAAGCTGGGGATGTTGTTTATTTTGGAACAGTTCTTTTTATAGGATCTAAAgatttttctattattgGAAAACCTACTATTCCATATTGCAAAGTTAAAGCAACAATAGAGCAAGTAACATTAAGTAAAGAAATCTTAAGTtttagatataaaaaagtaagGCGATCAAGCCGTTTTTTAAGAGTAAAACATTGGGTAactatattaaaaatagatgatataataatagatttaaaacatgaaataaatgatgaaagaaaaaaaccATTACAAATACTCGATTTATGGGCAAATAGATGGTTATATCAAAAggaattaaattttattaaatttgataaaaataataaacctttagcagaaaaaatatatgatttaaTAGAACATCAACCAAATACTTTACACAGAAGAGGTTTGAATAATTGTTACAGATTTCATCCTGATCCTTACCTTCCACtttcatattaa
- a CDS encoding cytochrome c oxidase assembly protein COX14, putative: MGIKFEFFRFFKLNYYSFYTKKEKIYTFIHTTTAYSLVGLTIYLGYSFFNMWNEAVHYSYKHYVGKEKQRKELYEKIRSARDSGLIPHSELPR; the protein is encoded by the exons atgggAATAAAGTTTGAATTTTTCcgattttttaaattaaattattattcattttacactaaaaaagaaaaaatatatacattcaTTCATACTACAACTGCATATTCCCTAGTTGGCTTAACCATTTATTTGg gatattctttttttaatatgtgGAATGAAGCAGTgcattattcatataaacaTTACGTGGGAAAAGAG aaacAAAGAAAAGagttatatgaaaaaattagaaGCGCACGGGACAGTGGATTGATCCCCCATAGTGAACTACCCAGATAA
- a CDS encoding copper transporter, putative, giving the protein MNSIRLQKHASFIFAIFYFFKISDGEVKCSCHQDVNKDGYPLPMYFNYNMNIKFLFDYFKAENMNEFIFYNILCILLGFLSIYIKIIKKGVTKMEKKNELKENLLNLNKMCAYWRFNYTILTFLNYAIDYLLMLIVMTFNVYIFLSTMFGISIAYLFLGHQIMKY; this is encoded by the coding sequence atgaattctATACGTTTACAAAAACACGcaagttttatatttgccattttttatttttttaaaatcagCGATGGGGAAGTAAAATGCTCATGTCACCAAGATGTAAATAAAGATGGCTATCCATTACCTAtgtattttaattataacatgaatattaaattcttatttgattattttaaagcagaaaatatgaatgaatttatattttataacatattatgtatattattaggatttttatcaatatatattaaaataattaaaaaaggagtaactaaaatggaaaaaaaaaacgaattaaaagaaaaccTTCTTAATCTTAATAAAATGTGTGCATATTGGAGATTtaattatacaattttgACATTTCTTAATTATGCAATcgattatttattaatgttAATTGTGATGACATttaatgtttatatatttttaagtaCCATGTTTGGAATATCAATagcttatttatttttagggCATCAAATTATGAAATACTGA